Within the Phaseolus vulgaris cultivar G19833 chromosome 9, P. vulgaris v2.0, whole genome shotgun sequence genome, the region ACTTACCAATGACACATTCTGCAAATCTGTGTGCCTGCATGTGTTGAGCAAATTGGTGTGTATTTCATGTGGCTAATTCAGTTGCATTAGTTCCAATCTATTTATGAGTACATTATTGAACAGATGGTGCAATTCAAGTTGAGGACCTTGAGAGAAGACTTAAAATTGCTGAAGGTCACATTGAAGCTGGGAGGCTTTTGGCATTTTACCAGGTTGGTATTTGGACCTCTATGCCCAACCAAATTTGTATAACCAATGTCTGTGTCACTATTGTTTTGTTGCTATGTTGTGTTTACCATGTTATTTTATGGATCTATACAGGTCCCAAAGCCATTAAACTTTTTCCTAGGTGCTCAGTTGGATGAAAAGGGTGTAAAACAAATTATACGTCTTATTCTTTCTAAGTTTATTCGTCGACAGCCAAGCCGATCAGATAGTGAATGGGCCAGTATGTGGCGTGATATGCAGTACTTGAGGGAAAAGGCATTTCCTTTTCTGGACCTGGAGTATATTTTGACTGAATTTTGCAGAGGACTGCTCAAAGCTGGGAAGTTTTCTCTTGCAAGAAATTACTTGAAGGGTACAAGTTCAGTTGCTTTGGCTTCTGAGAAGGCTGAAAACCTTGTCATTCAAGCAGCTAGGGAATACTTTTTCTCAGCTTCAAGTCTTTCTTGCTCTGAAGTAAGATTGCCTTTAACAGCTTATTCTCTGTAACATCTAATGTTTGAAATCTTTGTTAGCCTTTCTCACAATAATCCATCTTGTTATCACAACCATGCATTCAGATGTAAGAAATATTGTGCAAAATATTCTTTTTTgtagatttttctttttttacctACTTTACAATAGTGATTGAAACCAGAgagtttaatatatattatgctcttgttaacTGTCTTCTAAGTCACTTCAAAAGACCATTTTTTCTTCTCGATAGTCTTCTATAAGCAGCTATGTTTATGCTAACCTATCCTCAACTACATGAATTGATTAATTATGTTGCTTTAATTTATTCCAGATCTGGAAGGCCAGAGAATGTCTTAATCTATATCCAAGTAGTGGAAATGTAAAGGCAGAGGCAGATATTATTGATGCACTTACTGTTCAACTTCCAAACCTTGGAGTGAACATTCTGCCCATGCAATTCAGGCAAATAAAAGATTCTATGGAAATTATAAAAATGGCAATCACAAATCAAAGTGGAGCATATTTTCATGTTGATAAACTTATTGAGGTTGCCAGACTTCTTGGCTTGAGGTCTGCTGATGACATATCAGCCGTTGAGGAAGCTATTGCTAGAGAAGCTGCAGTTTCTGGTGATTTACAATTGGCATTTGATCTTTGTCTTGGTTTGGCCAGAAAAGGACATGGTACCATATGGGATTTATGTGCCGCAATTGCAAGAGGCCCTGCCCTTGATAATATGGATGTGGACTCTCGAAAGCAGCTATTAGGATTTGCTTTAAGCCACTGTGATGACGAATCTATTGGTGAGCTTCTCCATGCATGGAAAGATCTAGATATGCAAGGCCAATGTGAAATATTGATGATATCAACAGGGACAAATCCTTCCAAATTTTCAGTACAAGGCTCGTCTTTAAACTCCCTTCCAAAtcaaagttttcaaaatatCCTAGATGGAAATGGTTGTTTTCAGGAGTTTGATGGTATTGGTGCTGGCAATCAGGATGTTCATCTTGAGAAAACCAGAGACGTGCTTTCCATAGTTGCAAAAACCTTGGCTATTGGAGATCGAACTGATTGGGCATCAATCTTGACTGAAAATGGGAAAGTTCTGTCTTTTGCTGCTTCACAGCTCCCTTGGTTGATTGAATTAAGTAAGAAAGGAGAACATCATAAGAAACTCAGTACTGGAAAGCAATATCTAAATATCAGAACACAAGCTGTGGTAACCATTTTGTGCTGGTTGGCGAGAAATGGATTTGCCCCGAGAGACAATCTGATTGCCTCTCTAGCAAAATCAATTATGGAGCCACCAGTCACCGAAGAGGAAGATATAATGGGATGCTCCTATCTTTTGAATCTTGTGGATGCCTTCAATGGGGTAGAAATTATAGAAGAACAactcaaaataagaaaagactATCAAGAAATTTGTAGTATCATGAGTGTTGGGATGGCGTACAGCTTACTACACAACTCTGGACTAAAGACTGATCCTTCTCAACGGGGGGAGCTATTGAAGAGGAGGTTTAAGGAAAAGCATGCATCACCAAGTTCTGGTGATTGGCTTTTCTGTTATTTTCTGTTAATTGTATATTTATTCAGTAGttaactcttaaattgcatttttttttactttctgtACGctgtttcaattttaaaatgttgTTTGATGATCATGCTTATATTGATTGTGGATTTCTTTCttccacttttttttcttacttttttgCTACATAACTGACTAAGACAATGTTTTGGTTATTTTTATTCAGACGATATGGATAAACTGGGCAAAGTACAGTCCTCATTTTGGAGAGAGTGGAAACTGAAGTTAGAAGAGCAAAAACGTCTCACTGAGCATTCCAGAGCACTAGAACAAATAATTCCTGGGGTTGAGACAGAGCGCTTTTTGTCCAGGGATTCCATCTATATTGAGAACGTTGTTATCTCTCTCATTGAGTCAGTAAAGTTAGAAAGAAAACACATTTTGAAGGACATTTTAAAGTTGGTTGACACTTATGACTTGAACTGTACCGAGGTATGAGGATTTGCAGGAATGCATTAAAACGTAAACCATGAAGAAAACGGTGTTGCTTACAATGAAATTATTTGTCTTCTTGTTCCTTGGCCTATATATGATGCTGTAAAAGTTTTATTCTTGGCTGTGGTAATCTCTTAGTAAATTCAGTGTCAAGTAGTATTAGTATCAGTATAAAGTAGGTATGAACTTGTAGTTTTGTTGTGTTTCAATTGAAGGGGTGTTCAATTATGAAAATTGTTTTCATCCAATCCTTAACTGCTTGAGCGTTTAAGTCAACTAGTTCTTTGAACAAAATGTAATATAATCCACTGATGAAACctgtttacttttttttttgtaggtGCTACTGCGTTACCTAAGTGCTGTCCTTGTTTCTGATACTTGGAGCAATGATGATATTACAGCTGAAGTTGCAGGTTATAAAAGGGAAATAATTGGTAATAGTGAGAAAACCATTGAAACCATCTCAACAGTTGTATACCCTGCAATTGATGGGTGCAACAAAGTTCGTCTTGCTTACGTGTATGGCTTGTTATCAGAGTGCTACTTGCAACAGGAAACTACCAAAGATTTATCACCAATGGTGCAGGTTGATCATGTAAATGGCAATATAAGCTTAGCACGATATTACAAGGTCATCGAGCAAGAATGCAAAAATGTATCTTTTATCACTAACCTGAACTTCAAAAATATTGCTGGGCTACATGGTTTGAACTTCGAGTGCTTTAGTGATGAAGTTTATGCATGTATTGAGGAAAGTAGCTTGTCAGCTTTGTCAAAAATGGTACAAGCTCTTGTCAATATGTATGATGACTCATTGCCTGATGGTTTCATGTCATGGCAGGATGTCTACAGGTATTACGTTGTAAGTTTGCTGAAAGATTTGGAGACTAAAGTTACTACTGATTCTAGCAATAGAACTCCTGAATATGTGCAAGGCTTTATAAACAAGCTTGAACAGAGTTATGATTTGTGCCTGGTGTATATTAGACTTTTGAGCCAGCCTGATGCTTTGGGAATCATGAAGCAGTATTTCACCATAATCATGCCTTTCTGCAGTTCATATGGACTCCTACCTGACAATTCAACATGGCAAGAGTGCCTTATTGTTCTTCTGAATTTTTGGATGAGGTTGACAGATGATATGAAGGAAATTGCCTTGGAGAAAAATTCAGGAGAAACTAGTTGTTTCGATCCACAATGTTTAATGAATTGTCTGAAGGTTTTTATGAAATTGGTAATGGAAGATATCATCTCCCCTAGTCAGGGCTGGGGCAGCATGTGTGGCTATGTCAATTGTGGCCTAAATGGCGATTCTTCTGcagaaatttataatttatgcaGAGCCATGATTTTTTCTGGTTGTGGGTTTGGTGCTGTTGCAGAGGTTTTTACTGTTGCATCATCAGATTCTGGTTCAGCTTCTGATTGTGGCACAGGTTCTAAGGATCTTCCTCATTTTTATTTAGATATTCTTGAAGCTGTTTTATCGGAATTGATAAGTGGATCCCATGAGAGCCAGAACCTGTATAATATATTGTCTTCTTTAAGCAAGTTAGAAGGTGACTTAAAAGTCATGCAATGTGTTAGACATGTAATTTGGGAAAGAATGGTCCAATTCTCAGACAATTTGCAGTTGCCAAGTTCGGTTAGAGTTTTTGTGCTAGAGCTAATGCAATTTATCTCAGGTAAAAATATTAGGGGTTTCTCTACAGAAATACTTGCCAATGTTCAACCATGGGAAGAATGGAATGAATTGATTTATGCTGGTAGAAAGAGCGAGACTGATGTTGACAAGTCGTTGCCAGCTCACAAAGACTCTTCTAGTAGGGTTACAAATACTTTGATTGCTCTTAAATCATCTCAGCTTGCGGCCCCAATCTCTCCTAGCATAGAAATTACCCCTGATGATCTATTGAATGCAGACACGGCGGTGTCTTGCTTTATGGGGTTGTGTGGAGAAGCTAGTGAAGATATCCACTTTGATGCTCTTCTGGCTATTTTGGAAGAGTGGGATGGACTTTTCACTGCAGGGAAAGATGGAGAACCCGTTGCTGAAGCTACTGATGGAGGAAATGACTGGAACAATGATGATTGGGACGAGGGATGGGAAAGCCTTGAGGGAGTAGACAATCCTGAGAAAGAGAAGATAGAAGACTCTGTTTTTGTTCACCCTTTGCATGTGTGTTGGGCGGAGATTTTCAGAAAATTCATAAGCCTTTCAAGGTTTACTGATGTGCTGAGACTTATTGATCAATCATCTTTAAAACCTAATGCCATGTTACTTGATGAAGATGATGCCTGCAGCTTAATCCAGATGGCATTTAGCATTGATTGCTTTCTGGCTTTGAAGATGGCACTATTGCTGCCTTACAAAAAATTACAGTTGCAGTGCCTGGGTGCAGTTGAGGATAGCACAAGGCAAGGCATCCCTCAATCAAGGAGCAAGGACTATGAGTtattaattcttattttatctTCTGGAATTCTTTCTTCTATCATCACTGACTCTACCTATGGTACTATTTTCTCTTATATCTGCTATTTGGTTGGAAACTTATCCAATCAATATCAACAAGCTCTGGTGTCAGGTAGAGGAATTCACAACAATGAAGATCATGAGAATCAGTTGCTTCTTTTCACAAGGATCCTTTTCCCTAATTTCATTTCAGAACTTGTGAGGGCTGATCAACATATTCTAGCTGGATTTCTTGTTACAAAATTTATGCACAGTAATGAATCCCTCAGTCTCATTAACATTGCCGAGGCCAGTCTTAATAGGTATCTGGAGATGCAGCTGCAAATGCTACAGATCAGCGAGTTCCCTGTTGAGAAGACATGTAAAACATTGAAGAATACCGTTGGCCGTTTGAGAGGGAAACTTAGTAGTTTCATTCAATCCATTTTGCCATTGCTTTCTGCTAGGGTTAGCTGACAATCGTTTTAATTACCCCACCACCCCTTTCGCACATTTCGGCAGATTGTTTGTTTTAGGGGTAGCATTTGTATCAATTAAGATCCAGGGGTTTTTGTTGACCTActatttacatatatatttcGATTTGATTGATGAATTACTTGGTCAAAGGAATGCTAGTTAGagatttaaaaattcatacatGTATATGTGTATTCGGAGGTGGCTGAGACTTGTGTACTTGTCTACTCAACAGAGAATAGGAGACTTgtgtattaataattaaatgtcTTCCAAGCTTTGAGACATTTGCATCTGTTTGTGTACTAAACTAATAGAAGGAGAAAAATCAGTTTATTTACTTTCATGCACATAATATTAAAGTGCCAAATGAATGAGGAGAATGGAAGAATCGGTACCCAATAAATAATGTGCATTGAAGAAAAATATTCCATTCCCCCTTATCTAGCATTATTCACTGATAAATTCAACACGTGATACAAGTTTTTCTTAAACATTTATGGCATGGCATACTATATAGAGATTCTTTTGCTCTAAGCCAAATCGTGTATTATTTTAATAGCTCGATGCATTGGTTAACAAAAATATTCCTTATTTAAATTACACTTGAAGAACTTCTACGCAGTTCAACACTAACACAAGATAATTACTCTTCATGATATAATAACTAACAAAGtcaatttgtaaataattaaattagttttgggtataaaaaatatattactaatttttattaattaaagcGGTAGGATGCGATCTCATGAATGGATGGTTGAGAAAGCGAGTAGCTAGCAAGCACCAATATGGCAAGATATACCTACGCGCGAAAATAAAGtaatgataatattatatttatattatacaaTAAACAGAGCTGTTATGTTATCGGTGCAAGGACAGAATCCGAGGAAACGAAACTTGTGAGTGTTATTGTTGGATGAATTGTGAATTGATGATTATTGTCAAAGTTGTCGAAAATGGAGATGTTGCCTGTGGAAATATGTATGAAGATATTCGGTCTCTTGGATTACTACCATCTTGCTGTTGCTCAACAAGGTCAGCCTCACCCACTCGCACTTCCTTCATTTTTACGTTCTTTTCTCtttccaaaagttttttttttcccaaTCCAATTGGCGTTGCAATTCATTTCTAAGTTTTAAATCAGTATTAGATCTGAATTGACTTTCTTCAACTCGTCCGATTCTTCATATTGATTGTCTTGAATAATCTGTTATGTTCTCCACTGAATTGGATAAGTGATCATGAGATGAATATGATCCTCTGATGTTTTGTTTGTTCAGTTTTCCCTGAATCATGTCAATCACTGGCTCTTCCTTTCGTTTAATGTCTTATGGTGGAAGGCAAAACAGTGACTAGCGTAgataatatcaaattaaaatcaggAAAAGAATTTAGTTTTGTGTAGTTTCCTTTAGGGGAAATAACGAATAAAGGCTGCAACCTTTCTCACTTGTTGCTCACCCTGTATCCAATATTCCTATCTTAGTTACCTTGTAAAGGTTTTTGTCCTTACAAGAGCCAAGTATATTCATTCATATTATTAGGAATACACGAATGAGTCGAGTAAAAATAGAAAGTTGAACAATATATAAGGAAAAAGATCCACAAATCTATTGTCTTAAAGTTTTGAGTTGATGGTAGTGTGATAAACTCTTATATGGGTTGGCTCAGCTCAGCTCATTGGTAGTGAGGAATCCTAGGCATTGGTGATTGGCTTAGAGAGTGAGTGAAAGTTGACTCACAAACTCATTGTCTTATGTTTTGGGTCGAAGGTTATGTTGTAATCTTTTACATGGATTAGCTCATGACTAAAGCTCTCTACTGCATCTCCCTCCAAAGAATCAATACTTTAACACCCAAATGTCTTAGTGCTCCTAAATCAAGATGTCTCCTTAGTATACACAAGTATTTGACTAGTATCTGTCTTGTAAAAGATATTCAAAAGCTGAAGTTACCTAGTGTATAAGTGAAATAATAAATACTACATATTTTagattcttaatatatttatattgtttcaATGGCTAGTGTC harbors:
- the LOC137820157 gene encoding MAG2-interacting protein 2 isoform X1 codes for the protein MEVALYETRHHASNCPPQHQHQHQHHLQQQANESAKGTFFSLLSSRGVSQLKEKWTEYNQPKRLRRLVSLFVSATAKHVAVAAGNRITILSKEDDYQNPCAIFTSSSLGTFSLGTWSEDEEVLGVADDSDTLYFIKFSGEVVAEISKKHLKVSSPLVSLFSDIDRDTRESYLFSVVTSDGLLQQIEISHGQSGSSFPNYISNHTIPICNNIFCFHHHSELNLFVAVHKNSGSSHLSLLRRNSSTELEQLFSLQFEGLYLKPKDYRGLLTYPKVLISPQASFVATLDLTGCLHIFRLDKEGLTLSRFVLGEGDDSPMSDNLSSGVNKFCVGVMDFTWWCDHILAIVNRNGVVTLIDILNCSTVPGEDHAYFLPVLDRALKYKGFVFFLASQSSKEGGDLSHFGSTEELHQTEWIIEDRLNQFHLSRLLWHLVSFTEKSVPEMYSLLIGKKKYQAALDFADSHGLDKDKVLKSQWLNSSHGVKEIKSFLSNIKDKDFVLSECVDRIGVTEDAVKALLDYGLRITDHHKFSVVDDDNSSKVWNVRFARLQILQFRDRLETYLGINMGRFSVQEYSKFRIMPINEAAISLAESGKIGALNLLFKRHPYSLSLFMLEVFAAIPETVPVQMYGQLLPGRSPPSGFAVRQDDWVECEKMVQFINASVKNHDILIQVKTEPFVKHFHGFPWPSIDELSNWYTNRARAMDDFSGQLDNCLSLLEFAIRKGISELQPFHQDVLYLNEIIYSNDDDSELCFNMNLAKWVELSDYEKFKFMLKGVKEENVTERLHNRAIPFMCEKFHKVSLLGDVPVSDCTNRNIEESFLVRWLKETSGENKLDICLVVIEEGCRNFQSNNYFKTEVEAVDCALQCIYLSTVTEKWSIMAAILSKVPQLHDGAIQVEDLERRLKIAEGHIEAGRLLAFYQVPKPLNFFLGAQLDEKGVKQIIRLILSKFIRRQPSRSDSEWASMWRDMQYLREKAFPFLDLEYILTEFCRGLLKAGKFSLARNYLKGTSSVALASEKAENLVIQAAREYFFSASSLSCSEIWKARECLNLYPSSGNVKAEADIIDALTVQLPNLGVNILPMQFRQIKDSMEIIKMAITNQSGAYFHVDKLIEVARLLGLRSADDISAVEEAIAREAAVSGDLQLAFDLCLGLARKGHGTIWDLCAAIARGPALDNMDVDSRKQLLGFALSHCDDESIGELLHAWKDLDMQGQCEILMISTGTNPSKFSVQGSSLNSLPNQSFQNILDGNGCFQEFDGIGAGNQDVHLEKTRDVLSIVAKTLAIGDRTDWASILTENGKVLSFAASQLPWLIELSKKGEHHKKLSTGKQYLNIRTQAVVTILCWLARNGFAPRDNLIASLAKSIMEPPVTEEEDIMGCSYLLNLVDAFNGVEIIEEQLKIRKDYQEICSIMSVGMAYSLLHNSGLKTDPSQRGELLKRRFKEKHASPSSDDMDKLGKVQSSFWREWKLKLEEQKRLTEHSRALEQIIPGVETERFLSRDSIYIENVVISLIESVKLERKHILKDILKLVDTYDLNCTEVLLRYLSAVLVSDTWSNDDITAEVAGYKREIIGNSEKTIETISTVVYPAIDGCNKVRLAYVYGLLSECYLQQETTKDLSPMVQVDHVNGNISLARYYKVIEQECKNVSFITNLNFKNIAGLHGLNFECFSDEVYACIEESSLSALSKMVQALVNMYDDSLPDGFMSWQDVYRYYVVSLLKDLETKVTTDSSNRTPEYVQGFINKLEQSYDLCLVYIRLLSQPDALGIMKQYFTIIMPFCSSYGLLPDNSTWQECLIVLLNFWMRLTDDMKEIALEKNSGETSCFDPQCLMNCLKVFMKLVMEDIISPSQGWGSMCGYVNCGLNGDSSAEIYNLCRAMIFSGCGFGAVAEVFTVASSDSGSASDCGTGSKDLPHFYLDILEAVLSELISGSHESQNLYNILSSLSKLEGDLKVMQCVRHVIWERMVQFSDNLQLPSSVRVFVLELMQFISGKNIRGFSTEILANVQPWEEWNELIYAGRKSETDVDKSLPAHKDSSSRVTNTLIALKSSQLAAPISPSIEITPDDLLNADTAVSCFMGLCGEASEDIHFDALLAILEEWDGLFTAGKDGEPVAEATDGGNDWNNDDWDEGWESLEGVDNPEKEKIEDSVFVHPLHVCWAEIFRKFISLSRFTDVLRLIDQSSLKPNAMLLDEDDACSLIQMAFSIDCFLALKMALLLPYKKLQLQCLGAVEDSTRQGIPQSRSKDYELLILILSSGILSSIITDSTYGTIFSYICYLVGNLSNQYQQALVSGRGIHNNEDHENQLLLFTRILFPNFISELVRADQHILAGFLVTKFMHSNESLSLINIAEASLNRYLEMQLQMLQISEFPVEKTCKTLKNTVGRLRGKLSSFIQSILPLLSARVS
- the LOC137820157 gene encoding MAG2-interacting protein 2 isoform X2, translated to MSDNLSSGVNKFCVGVMDFTWWCDHILAIVNRNGVVTLIDILNCSTVPGEDHAYFLPVLDRALKYKGFVFFLASQSSKEGGDLSHFGSTEELHQTEWIIEDRLNQFHLSRLLWHLVSFTEKSVPEMYSLLIGKKKYQAALDFADSHGLDKDKVLKSQWLNSSHGVKEIKSFLSNIKDKDFVLSECVDRIGVTEDAVKALLDYGLRITDHHKFSVVDDDNSSKVWNVRFARLQILQFRDRLETYLGINMGRFSVQEYSKFRIMPINEAAISLAESGKIGALNLLFKRHPYSLSLFMLEVFAAIPETVPVQMYGQLLPGRSPPSGFAVRQDDWVECEKMVQFINASVKNHDILIQVKTEPFVKHFHGFPWPSIDELSNWYTNRARAMDDFSGQLDNCLSLLEFAIRKGISELQPFHQDVLYLNEIIYSNDDDSELCFNMNLAKWVELSDYEKFKFMLKGVKEENVTERLHNRAIPFMCEKFHKVSLLGDVPVSDCTNRNIEESFLVRWLKETSGENKLDICLVVIEEGCRNFQSNNYFKTEVEAVDCALQCIYLSTVTEKWSIMAAILSKVPQLHDGAIQVEDLERRLKIAEGHIEAGRLLAFYQVPKPLNFFLGAQLDEKGVKQIIRLILSKFIRRQPSRSDSEWASMWRDMQYLREKAFPFLDLEYILTEFCRGLLKAGKFSLARNYLKGTSSVALASEKAENLVIQAAREYFFSASSLSCSEIWKARECLNLYPSSGNVKAEADIIDALTVQLPNLGVNILPMQFRQIKDSMEIIKMAITNQSGAYFHVDKLIEVARLLGLRSADDISAVEEAIAREAAVSGDLQLAFDLCLGLARKGHGTIWDLCAAIARGPALDNMDVDSRKQLLGFALSHCDDESIGELLHAWKDLDMQGQCEILMISTGTNPSKFSVQGSSLNSLPNQSFQNILDGNGCFQEFDGIGAGNQDVHLEKTRDVLSIVAKTLAIGDRTDWASILTENGKVLSFAASQLPWLIELSKKGEHHKKLSTGKQYLNIRTQAVVTILCWLARNGFAPRDNLIASLAKSIMEPPVTEEEDIMGCSYLLNLVDAFNGVEIIEEQLKIRKDYQEICSIMSVGMAYSLLHNSGLKTDPSQRGELLKRRFKEKHASPSSDDMDKLGKVQSSFWREWKLKLEEQKRLTEHSRALEQIIPGVETERFLSRDSIYIENVVISLIESVKLERKHILKDILKLVDTYDLNCTEVLLRYLSAVLVSDTWSNDDITAEVAGYKREIIGNSEKTIETISTVVYPAIDGCNKVRLAYVYGLLSECYLQQETTKDLSPMVQVDHVNGNISLARYYKVIEQECKNVSFITNLNFKNIAGLHGLNFECFSDEVYACIEESSLSALSKMVQALVNMYDDSLPDGFMSWQDVYRYYVVSLLKDLETKVTTDSSNRTPEYVQGFINKLEQSYDLCLVYIRLLSQPDALGIMKQYFTIIMPFCSSYGLLPDNSTWQECLIVLLNFWMRLTDDMKEIALEKNSGETSCFDPQCLMNCLKVFMKLVMEDIISPSQGWGSMCGYVNCGLNGDSSAEIYNLCRAMIFSGCGFGAVAEVFTVASSDSGSASDCGTGSKDLPHFYLDILEAVLSELISGSHESQNLYNILSSLSKLEGDLKVMQCVRHVIWERMVQFSDNLQLPSSVRVFVLELMQFISGKNIRGFSTEILANVQPWEEWNELIYAGRKSETDVDKSLPAHKDSSSRVTNTLIALKSSQLAAPISPSIEITPDDLLNADTAVSCFMGLCGEASEDIHFDALLAILEEWDGLFTAGKDGEPVAEATDGGNDWNNDDWDEGWESLEGVDNPEKEKIEDSVFVHPLHVCWAEIFRKFISLSRFTDVLRLIDQSSLKPNAMLLDEDDACSLIQMAFSIDCFLALKMALLLPYKKLQLQCLGAVEDSTRQGIPQSRSKDYELLILILSSGILSSIITDSTYGTIFSYICYLVGNLSNQYQQALVSGRGIHNNEDHENQLLLFTRILFPNFISELVRADQHILAGFLVTKFMHSNESLSLINIAEASLNRYLEMQLQMLQISEFPVEKTCKTLKNTVGRLRGKLSSFIQSILPLLSARVS